GTCCTTtccccccctttccttccttcttccctttcattcttctttccacaatccttccctttcctttttccttcgttccttcctctccctctctgtctccatctctaaTGTGGGTAATTCTTCTAATCACTCACTTTTCTACTTGATTTCCTCACTGGCTCTCTGTGATCCTACATGCTGTCAGTGGCCAGATCTCATTCATTCTACCAAGATATTTCTTTCATTTACCCTTCTCTGATAGGATAATATTTGTGTCTTTGGCTTCTCAGCCAAAGTTATTTTTTCAGTGACCACAAATAATGAATCCCAGGCATCTGTCTCCTGACCTGAGTGACATCCCTGACAATGCCAGGTATCCTGATCAGTTTAAGGACTTTTCTTTCTTGGGCACGTGGAAGAGAATCAGGTATGGTCATGAGAACCTCAAACAGTCCATAACGTGGCATGGGTATATCCTGCTGGGAGGGAGCTAAAGTGTACAATTTCATTCAGGGTTGGAGATCCTTTTAGATCTGGGAACAAAGCAAGAGCTTACAATACATAAAATTTGTGAATACCAGAACTGGTAGGGATCCCCAAGCCAATACTCTCAATTAGATAGTAGGAAACTAAGActcacaaaagaaggaaaaatcattAACAAGTATTGGAGCCAGGATCCAAACTCAgagcttctgactccaaatctagatCCATTTCCACAACTGGATATCACCTCTTAGAAGCCTATGTTCTCATGGTACGAGAGGCTGGTGCTGCTTCTTAGATGGTCCCCTAAAGGCCATGAAGCCCAGCTCAAGGTTGGCAGCAGATGttctaccttccatctttggaTGCAGCTGATCCCCAGGGCCAGGCTTGTTTCCCACACAGTTGACCAACTCCTGGATCAGATCATCCCTCTTCAGATTCTGGAGCATTGAGGTCAGGAAGTCAGTGTTGTTGGTGGACAGTAAATTCTGCTGCATCAGATAGGAGAAGAGTTGGATCCCTTGCTCAACCTCATTTAGCTTCTTCTTGCCAATGTCCTTCTTGCAAAAGAATTTCATCTCTTCCAGTTCCTGCCTTGACAGGTTGCAGGAGATGCGCTGAAGCACGAGGAGGAATGGGTCCACTGTATTCCTGGCCCTTGGAGTGAAGGAGTGAGGCAGCAGCTGGAAGAAAAGGATCCCAGaagttcagagctggaagagacctgcAGTCCAACCTAGACCCAAACAAGCATTCCCTCAATAACATTGCCAAGGAATTGTTGTCCAGTCTCTATTAGAAGAGTTCCCCTTAGAGGGGGACCCTTCCCCTTCCATGGCTCCTCATGCCCTTTGGGGTTGCTCTGATCATCAGGAAGTGTTTCCTGATGGCCAGCCTTAATTGGCCTCTTGGCAGCTTCCCCTCATGGCTGCTGGTTCTGTCCTCTGAGGccaaaaaaggaggaggaaaatcttttttttcaactACTTAGATATTGGAAGAGCCACATTGGTTCTTCAATGCCTGTTACCATCATACCTTCTCACCTCCTTCACTGGTCCTCATTAGACCAGTTACTGATGATCCTCCAATTTCCcaatccagtggccttttctcacTGCTTGTTCTcatctctctgcagcctttgatgcTGCCCATCATCCCTCCTCCTtgatactttctcttctctgggttttcaggGTTCCTCTCTATCCTGGGTCCCTGCCTAGCTGACTTGTGCATCACTGGGTAGGAGGTAGGAAACAGAACATGTTCTCAGCTAAGCCTATCCAGGAGGGATGCAAAAGAAATATGATGTTTTCGACATTGGGTAGGGAGGGAGGAGGACAGGGGGCAGGGAGGCACTAAGAGCTGAGGACATCCAGGAAGGACCTCCTGAAGGTGATGGcatttgaactgaattttgaagaGAGTTTTGTTTTCCAGGAACCAAAGATGAAGAGGCTGAGCCTTTCTGACATCAGAGCAGTCTTTGCAAAAgtctggaggtgggagatggctCATCATAAAGGAGGAAAAGCACTTTTTGGCACCTTTGATCAGCACAAAGATCAGCTTGTGTTTCTtcctagaggcaagaggaagACTCTGAAACTTCTTGAGCAGAGAAACATCGTGTTCAGATGTAGGTTTTCTGAATAGCCAGTTGATAGGTGTTTGGAGAGGGGCAAGATCTGAGCAGGAAGAGTTGTTCCAAGGCTACTGGCAGGGTCTTGGTGACAAGGGATGATTGTGTGGCTGTGTGAGGGGAGGCAGAGAAGCAGATGTGCAGTAAAGGTGATCTGGAGCTAAAATGACCTGACTTCAAGTATGTGAGCTTTCAAAACAGGCTGAGGAAGAGGCGAGAATGAAGAACTGAGACTTCTGGGTGGTGCACTTGAGTGATGAGAGGAAGCTCTGAAGAAGTTCAGCCCAGGCAAACCTGCCCAAGCCCTGGGAAGGCTGTCTATGCACTTCAGGACACCTCTCAAGCCtgagaagtttttcctgacatgtAGCTGTGTGTCTTCACTTCCCCCCATGACTCCTGGTTCTGTTCAGAGGGGTCCAACTGAAAGAGTCCAACCCATCCTCCTCAGGACAGCCCTGgagagacttaaaggaagctgaCAGGTCCTGCCTTGagtcctctcatctccagactaAACACTCCCAGTGCCTACAAGAATCCTAttggaaacaacaacaataacatcgAATGGTTAAATCAAATGAAGCATTGGTTTGATGGGGAGGAACCCCATccaatatacaaaaatataaattgtgtgGACTGATGGGGGAGGAGGCAGACCATCCAAAGGAACCGgctttagaaaaagaaaccaaagaggCCATAATGA
The DNA window shown above is from Gracilinanus agilis isolate LMUSP501 unplaced genomic scaffold, AgileGrace unplaced_scaffold57510, whole genome shotgun sequence and carries:
- the FADD gene encoding LOW QUALITY PROTEIN: FAS-associated death domain protein (The sequence of the model RefSeq protein was modified relative to this genomic sequence to represent the inferred CDS: deleted 2 bases in 1 codon), translated to LLPHSFTPRARNTVDPFLLVLQRISCNLSRQELEEMKFFCKKDIGKKKLNEVEQGIQLFSYLMQQNLLSTNNTDFLTSMLQNLKRDDLIQELVNCVGNKPGPGDQLHPKMEGQAEATLRILCDHVVQEWTRLVHERGISQVDIDRSIYAHPHDQKQQLYQSLLLWGKSHEREEANVSLLQKGL